Below is a genomic region from Streptomyces sp. NBC_00461.
GGCTGCGGCTTTTCTAGCGTGGCAGGCATGAACGCTTCGCGAATCGCCCTCGTCACGGGCGCCAACCAGGGACTGGGCCGCGCCCTCGTCGAGGGACTGGCCGCTCGCATGAGCCCGGAGGACGTGGTGTTGCTCACCGGCCGCGACCGGCAGCGTGTGGCGGACGCGGCCCGGGAGGTGGCCCAATTGCCCGGTACCCGCAGTCGGATAGAAGGCCGGGTGCTGGATGTGACCGACACCGAGGCTGTCGCGCGGCTGGCCGAAGAGCTGCGGGCGCAGCAGGGCGGCGTCGATGTCGTGATCTCCAACGCCGTCGCACGTGTGCTGCCCGACGAGTCCCAATCCGGGCGGGCCGACGAGTTCATCGACGTCTCCAACACCGCCACCCACGCGATCCTGCGCTCGTTCGGCCCCGTCCTGCGCCCGGGCGGCCGACTGCTCGTCGTGGCCAGCAGCCTGGGCACCCTGGGCCATCTCGATCCGCGGCTGCACCACCTGTTCGACGGCGCGAGCCTCGACCAGGTCGAGTACGCGGTCGAGTCCTGGCGGGGCCGCATCCACAACAAGACCGCCGAGGAGGCCGGTTGGCCCCGCTGGCTGAACGTGCCCTCGAAGGTCGCCCAGGTCGCCGCCGTCCGTGCGGTCGCCGCCGAACGCCGTGAACACGACGTGCTCGACGGCACCCTGATCGCCTCCGTGTGCCCGGGCATGGTCGACACCGCCACCTCGCGGCCCTGGTTCAGCGACTACAGCCACGCCCAGTCGCCTGCCCGCGCCGCCCGCGCCGTGCTCGACCTGGTCTTCGCGGAGCACGTCGACCCCGCTCTGTACGGCGAGTTGATCCGCTTCGGCAAGGTTCTGCCCTGGCACGACGGCGCGCCCCTGGTGGAACAGGACCGGCTGCTCACACCCTGAGGCAACGTTCGGCGGCTGCACCCCGGGCGACCGGCCCGTGACCCGTCTCGGCCCCCAGGCGAGGCATCGCGCGCGGCCGGAGGCGGCACGAAGGTGCGTGTTTCCGGGCCGTCATCGCCCGGCCGCGAGCACGGCACCGCGCCCGTGCTCGCGCCACGCCTGCTCTCGAAGTTCCGCGGACATCAACAACTCGACCGCCGTGCAGGCGAGCGCCTCCGTCGCCGCCAGCATCGCGCGGCGGCCGCGGTCGGAGGACGCCGCGGTGGCGAACTCCGGGGTGTGGTCGGAGCCGTCCGGATCCATGATCGCGACGAAGGGGTGGATGGCGGGCACGCGGCCGCTGACGTTGCCGATGTCGGAGGAGCCCAGGTAGACGCCGGGCTGGGGAGGCGTCACGCTGATACCTGTGCGTGCGAGGTGCCGGGCGAACCGTCCCGACAGCACCCCGCTGTCGCGGAAGTGCTCGTAGGACGGGGAGACGCGCCCGAACGTGACCGTCGTCCCCGTCGCCCGGGCCACCCCTTGAGCGCACGTCAGCAGCTCCCCCGCCAGCTCCTCCAGGGCGGTGGTCGTCCCGGCGCGCAGGCCGAACAGTCCCTCCGCGTACTCGGGGACGATGTTCGTCGCCACGCCCCCGTCGGTGACGATGCCCTGCACATGTGAGGCCTCGGGGAGCCGTCTACCCACGACGGCAAGGGTGTTGAACAGCTGGATGAGGGCCGCGAGGGCGTCGATGCCCTCGGTCGGGTTCCCGGTGGGGTGCGCGGCGCGGCCGTGGAAGCCGACGCGGTATCGCGTCTGGGCGGTCAGGGGCGCCCACTGCCAGCTGTGCACGCCGGGATGGAACATCAGCGCGGCGTCGACGTCGTCGAACAGGCCCGCCTCGGTCTCGGCGGCCTTGCCACCGCCGCCCTCCTCGGCAGGCGTTCCCACGGCCCACACGGCCCCTGCGCCCTCCCCCGCGACGGCCCGTGCCGCGAGCGCGGCACCGAGGCCGGCCGCGGCGACCAGATTGTGGCCGCACGCGTGCCCGAGCCCGGGCAGGGCGTCGTACTCCAGGAGCAGGGCCACCGCCGGGCGGCGTATGCTTCCCGCCCGCGCGACGAACGCGGTGGGCATTCCGGCGAGACCACGCTCCACGACGAACCCCGCGCGTTCGAGTTCGCCGCTCAGCAGCCGGGCCGCCCGGTGTTCCTCGAAGGCGTACTCGGGATCCGCGTGCAGGGCGAGGGCGATGTCCCACAGGCGCTCCGCACGCAGAGCAACCTCCCTGACCACCCGTCCGACCGCCACGTCCACCGCGTCTGTCACGCCGGCCTCCCCAGGTGTGCCATCCATGTCGGCTCTTGTGGGCGGGTTCCATCAAGGCGGCGGCCCACACCCTGTCCGACCGGGCGAGCTGCGGTGGTCGGGCGTTAGCGCAGCGGGGGCCTGGGCACTCGGGGCTCGCGGTGGATCCGGACCGGGAGCCACCGCTTCCTGGCTGGAGGTGGAGAGCATGGGACATGGTGGAAACGTCATCGACGAGCTGATGACCGATCACCGGGAGGTCGAGGAGCTGTTCGGCCGGATCGAGGCACTGCCGTCCGGAGACAAGGTCCGCAAGGTGTACGCCGACCAGGCCACGATGGAACTGGTGCGGCACTCGGTGGCCGAGGAGGAGTACCTCTACCCGGCGGTGCGGGAACACCTGGTCAACGGGAACGCCATGGCGGACAGGGAGATCGAGGACCACTCCAAGGCCGAGCAGCTGATGAAGGATCTGGAGAGCTGCGAGGCGGGCGACGCGGAGTTCGACCGGCTGATCGGGACGCTGATGAGCGAGGTCCGTTCGCACATCGCCGACGAGGAGCAGAACCTCTTCCCCCAGCTGCGCGCGGCGTGCACGGCGGAGGCACTCGACGACCTGGGCGACAAGGTCCGCCGGGCCAAGAAGCTGGCGCCGACCCGGCCGCACCCCTCGGCCCCGGACACCCCTCCCGCCAACAAGCTGCTGGCTCCGGGGGCCGGAGTGGTCGACCGGATGCGGGACGTGCTGAGTGGACGCGGCAAGCACGACTGACGGAGGCCGGCCGACTGCCGGAGCGGGCGGCCCGTTTCAGGCGGTGAGCGGGAGGGGCGGCTTGAGCAGGTGCAGCAGCTGGTCCTGGTGGAGCGCGGCGACGGGGGCGAGCAGGTCGGGGTGGCGCAGCAGTGTCGCCGCCCGCAGGTCGCCGGCCTCGGGGGCGAGCAGGCGTCGGAACGCGACGGGCGTACCGGCCGTGTGGCTGCTCTCGGCGGCGGCTGCCACCGCGAGGGCGGCCAGTTCCGGGTCTCCCAGCAGGCCGGCCGCCCAGCTGGCGACGACCTCGTCGACCCAGGTGCGCCAGGCATGGACTTCGGTGTCCTGGCCGGTGACGTCGTGCGCACCCGCGAGCCGGTCGAGCCGGGCGGATCCGCCCGAGCCCGCCATCCCGACGAGCGCGGCGTCCATCGGGGTCGGGTAGCGCAGCCAGGCCGCGACCGTGACGGCCTGGCGGGCCTGCGCCTCGC
It encodes:
- a CDS encoding SDR family NAD(P)-dependent oxidoreductase; translation: MNASRIALVTGANQGLGRALVEGLAARMSPEDVVLLTGRDRQRVADAAREVAQLPGTRSRIEGRVLDVTDTEAVARLAEELRAQQGGVDVVISNAVARVLPDESQSGRADEFIDVSNTATHAILRSFGPVLRPGGRLLVVASSLGTLGHLDPRLHHLFDGASLDQVEYAVESWRGRIHNKTAEEAGWPRWLNVPSKVAQVAAVRAVAAERREHDVLDGTLIASVCPGMVDTATSRPWFSDYSHAQSPARAARAVLDLVFAEHVDPALYGELIRFGKVLPWHDGAPLVEQDRLLTP
- a CDS encoding amidohydrolase, with amino-acid sequence MTDAVDVAVGRVVREVALRAERLWDIALALHADPEYAFEEHRAARLLSGELERAGFVVERGLAGMPTAFVARAGSIRRPAVALLLEYDALPGLGHACGHNLVAAAGLGAALAARAVAGEGAGAVWAVGTPAEEGGGGKAAETEAGLFDDVDAALMFHPGVHSWQWAPLTAQTRYRVGFHGRAAHPTGNPTEGIDALAALIQLFNTLAVVGRRLPEASHVQGIVTDGGVATNIVPEYAEGLFGLRAGTTTALEELAGELLTCAQGVARATGTTVTFGRVSPSYEHFRDSGVLSGRFARHLARTGISVTPPQPGVYLGSSDIGNVSGRVPAIHPFVAIMDPDGSDHTPEFATAASSDRGRRAMLAATEALACTAVELLMSAELREQAWREHGRGAVLAAGR
- a CDS encoding hemerythrin domain-containing protein; this translates as MGHGGNVIDELMTDHREVEELFGRIEALPSGDKVRKVYADQATMELVRHSVAEEEYLYPAVREHLVNGNAMADREIEDHSKAEQLMKDLESCEAGDAEFDRLIGTLMSEVRSHIADEEQNLFPQLRAACTAEALDDLGDKVRRAKKLAPTRPHPSAPDTPPANKLLAPGAGVVDRMRDVLSGRGKHD